A section of the Pseudovibrio sp. M1P-2-3 genome encodes:
- the livM gene encoding high-affinity branched-chain amino acid ABC transporter permease LivM, whose product MTKAKDSLLVSSVKDSIGGAVIALLLAVVMLGMKVDVASGLGAGLFIEYRWAAVGIAGALVFAGRLFLNLFFWKRDNPVTLNVSSLLPSGKSASALSGFAKPVMLILAVALPFALMYWLGARGSRQYIDLAILVTTYVMLGWGLNIVVGLAGLLDLGYVAFYAVGAYSYALLAHYFGFSFWLCLPLAGILAAFWGIILGFPVLRLRGDYLAIVTLAFGEIIRVVLLNWYEFTGGPDGLSGIPRPTFFGLEFKRGEGGFADFFGLDYSSIHRIIFLYYLILILALVTNFVTMRLRRMPIGRAWEALREDEIACRSLGINTTNTKLTAFALGAMFGGFAGSFFATRQGFISPESFTFMESAIILAIVVLGGLGSQMGVVIAALVMIGGFELFRELEEYRMLVFGLIMVFIMVWKPRGLVSVRIPSISLSGKAKGISADMVQEGHG is encoded by the coding sequence ATGACAAAAGCAAAAGACTCGCTGTTGGTTTCTAGCGTAAAAGATTCCATCGGCGGCGCTGTAATTGCCCTTCTTCTGGCCGTGGTCATGTTGGGCATGAAGGTAGACGTGGCCTCCGGTCTTGGTGCCGGGCTGTTTATTGAATACCGCTGGGCTGCAGTAGGCATTGCTGGCGCTCTGGTGTTCGCTGGCCGTTTGTTTCTGAACCTGTTTTTCTGGAAGCGGGACAATCCTGTCACTTTGAATGTTTCCAGCCTGTTGCCAAGTGGCAAAAGTGCATCTGCGCTGTCCGGTTTTGCAAAGCCGGTTATGCTGATCCTTGCCGTTGCCTTGCCTTTCGCGCTTATGTACTGGCTCGGTGCGCGCGGGTCACGCCAGTATATCGACCTTGCTATTTTGGTAACCACCTACGTGATGCTGGGCTGGGGCCTGAACATCGTTGTGGGGCTTGCAGGTCTGCTGGATCTTGGCTACGTGGCGTTTTACGCTGTTGGTGCTTACTCCTACGCGCTGTTGGCTCATTACTTCGGTTTCTCCTTCTGGCTGTGTCTGCCGCTCGCCGGTATTCTGGCCGCATTCTGGGGCATCATTCTGGGCTTTCCGGTGTTGCGCCTTCGCGGTGACTATCTGGCTATTGTGACGCTGGCCTTTGGTGAGATTATCCGTGTGGTCTTACTGAACTGGTACGAGTTTACCGGCGGGCCCGATGGCCTCTCTGGAATTCCGCGTCCAACCTTCTTCGGTCTGGAGTTCAAACGCGGTGAGGGCGGCTTTGCCGATTTCTTCGGGCTGGATTACAGCTCCATTCACAGGATCATTTTCCTTTATTACCTCATCCTCATTCTCGCCCTTGTGACCAACTTTGTCACAATGCGTCTGCGCCGTATGCCTATTGGCCGCGCGTGGGAAGCTTTACGCGAGGATGAAATTGCTTGCCGTTCACTGGGCATCAACACCACCAACACCAAGCTGACAGCGTTTGCTCTGGGGGCCATGTTCGGCGGCTTTGCCGGTTCGTTCTTTGCAACCCGTCAGGGCTTCATTTCGCCTGAAAGTTTCACCTTCATGGAATCGGCCATCATTCTGGCCATCGTGGTTCTGGGTGGTCTTGGGTCGCAAATGGGTGTTGTGATTGCAGCGCTTGTGATGATTGGCGGTTTTGAACTGTTCCGCGAACTGGAAGAATATCGCATGCTGGTCTTCGGCCTCATCATGGTCTTCATCATGGTTTGGAAGCCCCGTGGTCTGGTATCGGTTCGTATTCCGAGTATTTCCCTCTCCGGTAAAGCCAAGGGAATTTCTGCAGATATGGTTCAGGAGGGTCACGGATGA
- a CDS encoding ABC transporter ATP-binding protein, with the protein MSVAQPLLEVRGVETFYGKIQALRGVDIEINEGEIVTIIGANGAGKSTLMMTVCGTPQARNGAVVYNGEDITYKPTYEIMRTGIAQSPEGRRIFPRMTVLENLKMGAMVADDKYYEEDLEKVFHLFPRLKERQSQRGGTLSGGEQQMLAIARALMGRPRLLLLDEPSLGLAPIIVKQIFDAIKELNEREGLTVFLVEQNAFHALKLAHRGYVMVNGVITMSGTGKELLARDDVKAAYLEGGGH; encoded by the coding sequence ATGAGTGTCGCCCAGCCACTTCTAGAAGTGCGTGGAGTGGAAACATTCTACGGTAAAATCCAAGCGCTAAGAGGCGTTGATATCGAAATCAATGAAGGTGAGATTGTTACCATCATTGGCGCCAATGGCGCAGGCAAGTCTACGTTGATGATGACCGTTTGCGGCACGCCGCAGGCTCGAAATGGCGCGGTTGTCTATAATGGGGAAGACATAACCTACAAGCCCACCTATGAGATCATGCGCACCGGTATTGCCCAGTCTCCTGAGGGACGGCGCATTTTCCCGCGCATGACGGTTCTTGAGAACCTGAAAATGGGCGCCATGGTCGCCGATGACAAATACTACGAGGAAGATCTGGAGAAAGTATTCCATCTCTTCCCCCGTTTGAAAGAGCGTCAAAGCCAGCGCGGCGGCACGCTATCAGGTGGTGAACAGCAGATGCTGGCCATTGCCCGTGCCCTCATGGGTCGTCCTCGTCTCCTGCTTCTGGACGAGCCGTCTTTGGGTCTGGCTCCCATCATCGTGAAGCAGATTTTTGATGCGATTAAAGAGCTGAACGAGCGTGAAGGGCTCACCGTGTTCCTCGTGGAACAGAACGCCTTCCACGCCCTCAAGCTGGCCCATCGCGGCTATGTAATGGTTAACGGTGTCATCACCATGAGCGGTACCGGCAAGGAGCTTCTGGCACGTGACGACGTGAAAGCAGCTTACCTTGAAGGCGGCGGACACTAA
- a CDS encoding phosphatase PAP2 family protein has product MANEMRTSPAHLVRNHIYSLERVFLALLFSLLLVVGGHALAENVPSSQPQILEEAYGSAFIGPPPLPDSVEAKEDMAVVLWIQRIRTKKQVGFAKYANDLSVETFAPIISKDLFKVDAAALKNLLEDAAQNVKASYFALKDRYKRLRPYEANSDVHAVVKLGDSFSYPSGHATRAMFIAKLLSEVFPGREKELNAYAYRIAYSRVFAGVHFPSDVLAGLKLGEAYAIAVQNLPDYAKRLKDLKAPPPPSGE; this is encoded by the coding sequence ATGGCAAACGAAATGCGAACCTCCCCGGCCCATTTGGTAAGGAACCATATCTACAGCTTGGAGAGAGTTTTTTTGGCGCTCCTTTTCTCTCTTCTGCTGGTTGTAGGTGGGCACGCACTTGCTGAAAATGTACCTTCCAGCCAACCGCAGATACTAGAGGAGGCCTACGGCAGCGCGTTTATCGGTCCACCGCCCCTGCCTGATTCTGTAGAGGCCAAGGAGGACATGGCAGTCGTTCTATGGATCCAGCGCATACGCACAAAAAAGCAAGTTGGCTTTGCCAAATACGCCAATGATCTTTCAGTGGAGACATTTGCTCCGATTATTTCAAAAGATCTTTTCAAGGTAGATGCCGCTGCTTTAAAGAATCTGCTTGAGGACGCCGCGCAGAATGTGAAGGCCAGTTATTTCGCTCTCAAAGATAGATACAAACGACTACGCCCTTACGAGGCAAATTCGGATGTGCATGCTGTGGTTAAGCTTGGAGATTCCTTCAGCTACCCCAGTGGACATGCAACAAGAGCCATGTTCATTGCAAAACTGCTCTCTGAGGTTTTTCCCGGGCGAGAAAAGGAGCTGAACGCATACGCCTACCGCATTGCCTATTCGAGGGTGTTTGCCGGAGTTCATTTTCCCAGTGATGTTTTGGCAGGACTAAAGCTGGGAGAAGCCTATGCGATCGCCGTGCAAAACCTGCCCGACTATGCAAAGCGTCTCAAAGACCTAAAAGCACCTCCTCCGCCTTCTGGTGAGTAA
- a CDS encoding lysozyme inhibitor LprI family protein, which produces MFVRTLLFLLVVCLSFAARGQSSSHLNTPTPKDREVFNSCLEKAGVKLAPAVACIGAVFEACQAEPKQQTSLGMRVCLSRESELWDERLNAAYEKLMAAYPDAAKKQLRKAERTWITYRKQDCDVPVVLYNKGSFGPVAAMHCFNRATALRAILLEQMITPS; this is translated from the coding sequence ATGTTTGTAAGAACTCTGTTGTTTCTTTTAGTTGTCTGCCTGTCCTTTGCAGCAAGAGGGCAGTCCAGCAGCCATTTGAATACGCCAACACCAAAGGATCGGGAAGTCTTTAACAGCTGCTTGGAAAAGGCTGGTGTTAAACTGGCCCCAGCCGTGGCCTGCATAGGGGCTGTTTTTGAGGCGTGTCAGGCGGAACCAAAGCAGCAAACAAGCCTTGGAATGCGCGTCTGCCTTTCTCGCGAAAGCGAGCTTTGGGATGAGCGGCTGAATGCGGCCTATGAAAAGCTTATGGCGGCCTATCCAGATGCCGCGAAAAAACAACTGCGCAAAGCAGAGCGCACATGGATTACCTACCGAAAACAGGACTGTGATGTCCCTGTTGTCCTGTATAACAAAGGAAGTTTTGGGCCAGTAGCTGCAATGCACTGTTTCAACCGCGCCACTGCCCTTAGAGCAATTCTGCTTGAGCAGATGATCACTCCCTCATGA
- a CDS encoding vWA domain-containing protein has protein sequence MHENTPSPKPANEGRISENIVYFSRVLRDAGLPVGPASVVDAIKAVQLNGLHSREDLYWTLQAVFLRKNDQRPVFDQAFNQFWQTQNLIEKMLALLSPVAPSKTRKPEKPQAAQARVAQAIQKSRKQKEPASPASLEVNALLSVSGHEKFQVKDFEQMSAQEINEARLALSRMRLPRDTIVTRRKEPSQRGMIDPRRTLRASLRTGNDGIDLKYRQKREASPPIVSLCDISGSMAQYTRIFLHFLHALNEQRQNSHTFVFGTRLTNITRQLKLKDPDEALDACTKGVKDWSGGTRIATALHRFNQDWAQRVLNSKTTLLLVTDGLERDSNEDLAKEMDRLRRSCRHLIWLNPLLRYDGFEAKAKGIQAMLPYVDDFRSLHSLKSVQDLCNALQAGPTMQAPRSLHVPHN, from the coding sequence ATGCATGAAAACACCCCCTCGCCCAAGCCAGCCAATGAGGGGAGGATTAGTGAAAATATTGTCTATTTTTCAAGGGTTCTGCGTGATGCAGGCTTGCCTGTTGGCCCTGCAAGTGTGGTGGATGCGATTAAAGCTGTCCAACTGAACGGTCTTCATAGCAGAGAGGACCTTTACTGGACTTTGCAGGCCGTTTTTTTAAGAAAAAACGATCAACGCCCCGTCTTTGATCAAGCATTTAACCAATTCTGGCAGACCCAGAACTTAATCGAGAAAATGCTTGCACTTCTCTCCCCCGTTGCGCCTTCAAAAACTCGAAAGCCAGAAAAGCCTCAGGCGGCGCAAGCCCGAGTTGCGCAAGCGATTCAAAAAAGCAGAAAACAAAAAGAACCTGCCTCCCCTGCAAGTCTGGAAGTCAATGCGCTGCTTTCAGTCTCCGGCCACGAGAAGTTTCAAGTGAAAGACTTCGAGCAAATGAGTGCGCAGGAAATCAATGAGGCGAGACTAGCCCTTTCCAGAATGCGCCTTCCCCGCGATACCATTGTCACCCGCAGAAAAGAGCCATCACAAAGAGGTATGATTGATCCCCGAAGAACCTTACGGGCTTCTCTGAGAACCGGAAATGATGGGATCGACTTAAAGTACCGGCAGAAACGGGAGGCGTCTCCGCCCATAGTTTCACTCTGCGATATTTCTGGTTCCATGGCCCAGTATACGCGTATTTTCCTTCATTTTCTCCATGCGCTGAACGAACAACGGCAAAACAGCCATACCTTCGTTTTTGGAACCCGTTTAACCAACATTACACGTCAGCTAAAGCTCAAGGACCCTGACGAGGCGCTTGATGCTTGCACAAAAGGAGTGAAAGATTGGTCTGGTGGAACCCGGATTGCCACGGCACTTCACCGCTTTAATCAAGACTGGGCCCAGCGTGTTTTGAACAGCAAAACCACCCTCTTGCTGGTAACCGATGGCCTTGAAAGAGATAGCAATGAAGACCTTGCGAAGGAGATGGACCGCTTGCGCCGTTCCTGTCGTCATCTGATCTGGCTGAACCCACTTCTCAGATATGACGGTTTTGAAGCCAAAGCCAAAGGCATACAAGCTATGTTGCCATATGTGGATGACTTTCGCTCACTCCACAGCCTGAAGAGCGTTCAGGACCTGTGTAACGCACTTCAAGCTGGCCCTACTATGCAAGCTCCCAGAAGCTTACATGTCCCCCATAACTGA
- a CDS encoding ABC transporter ATP-binding protein, whose product MSNWDINPALKVEHLTMRFGGLTAINDLSFNVGRGDITALIGPNGAGKTTVFNCVTGFYKPTEGRIIMDRSNGEKHLLERMPDFKISRTAKVARTFQNIRLFGGMTILENLMVAQHNPLMVASNFTIGGLFGLPGYKKASNEAVDRARYWLDRTGLIDRADTPAADLPYGDQRRLEIARAMCTGPEVLCLDEPAAGLNPKESLELNTLLQYIRKEHDTSVLLIEHDMSVVMEISDHVVVLDYGVKISDGSPEHVKNDPAVIAAYLGVEDEDMEDIEQEVGL is encoded by the coding sequence ATGAGCAACTGGGACATAAATCCGGCGCTCAAGGTTGAACACCTGACCATGCGCTTTGGTGGTCTAACCGCCATTAACGATCTTTCGTTCAATGTGGGACGCGGCGATATTACCGCGCTCATCGGGCCAAACGGCGCGGGCAAGACAACAGTCTTTAACTGCGTGACCGGCTTTTATAAGCCAACCGAAGGCCGGATCATCATGGACCGCTCAAACGGAGAAAAACATCTCCTTGAGCGCATGCCCGACTTTAAAATCTCCAGAACGGCCAAGGTTGCCAGAACCTTCCAGAACATTCGCCTGTTCGGCGGCATGACCATTTTGGAAAACCTGATGGTCGCCCAGCATAATCCGCTGATGGTGGCGTCCAACTTCACAATTGGTGGCCTGTTCGGTCTTCCCGGCTACAAAAAAGCCAGCAATGAAGCGGTTGACCGCGCGCGGTACTGGCTGGATCGCACCGGTCTTATCGACCGTGCGGACACGCCTGCTGCAGACCTTCCTTACGGCGACCAGCGCCGTCTGGAAATCGCCCGTGCCATGTGTACAGGTCCGGAAGTACTTTGCTTGGATGAGCCAGCAGCTGGCCTCAACCCCAAGGAAAGCTTGGAACTGAACACACTGCTTCAGTACATCCGTAAAGAGCACGATACGTCTGTTTTGCTTATCGAGCATGACATGTCTGTTGTGATGGAAATCTCCGATCACGTTGTGGTGCTGGATTACGGCGTGAAGATTTCCGACGGCTCGCCCGAACACGTGAAGAACGATCCTGCCGTTATCGCCGCTTATCTGGGCGTTGAAGACGAGGATATGGAAGATATCGAGCAGGAGGTTGGCCTATGA
- a CDS encoding flavin reductase produces the protein MTDHEYKKLDQSEFREAMSRLGASVHIIASDGPEGRAGATVSSVCSVSDTPPTLLACLNRQSYVNTLIKKNKVFTINTLVHNHTEISDAFAGRGDLPMEERFALGEWMDLATGAPALSNARVSFDCQLMQVSEVGTHSVMFGKVVAVHYGFKNRALIYMDRDYHAI, from the coding sequence ATGACAGACCACGAATATAAGAAACTCGACCAAAGTGAATTCAGGGAAGCCATGAGCCGCTTGGGCGCCTCCGTGCATATTATCGCTTCCGATGGACCGGAAGGGCGAGCTGGAGCAACTGTTTCCTCTGTGTGCTCGGTCAGTGACACGCCGCCTACCTTGCTTGCTTGCCTTAACCGCCAATCCTATGTGAACACGCTTATCAAGAAGAACAAGGTATTTACCATCAATACTCTCGTTCATAACCACACGGAGATTTCCGACGCCTTTGCAGGGCGTGGGGACCTGCCGATGGAAGAGCGCTTTGCACTGGGTGAATGGATGGATCTGGCAACAGGGGCCCCTGCCCTTTCCAATGCACGGGTTTCTTTTGACTGCCAGTTGATGCAGGTTTCGGAAGTTGGAACACACTCGGTTATGTTCGGCAAAGTTGTTGCTGTCCATTACGGCTTTAAAAACCGCGCTTTGATCTATATGGACCGCGATTACCACGCTATTTAA
- a CDS encoding P1 family peptidase, producing the protein MEKTCTKPLNLITDVQGIKVGNAHDANVKTGVSIVMGDEPFVTSAAIHGGAPGTRDVALLEPEQTVDGVDALFLSGGSAFGLESGTGIQNALAKMGRGFDVGGIRIPIVPGAILFDLLNGGNKNWGDISPYNSLGKQAVANAATDFALGSAGAGFGATTADLKGGLGSASTRLSNGATVGALVAVNALGRTTIGSTAHFWAAPFEKGNEFGGKGYPSPMPEDAHKVVTKLPASGDEPTAGSNTTIAIVATDLPLTKAEAKRLAVAAHDGLSRAIWPSHTPLDGDMVFAVSTGKVGNAPALPEFLELCAVAASTLSRAVARGIYNASPMESDLMPTWKSKFGSK; encoded by the coding sequence ATGGAGAAGACCTGCACAAAGCCTTTGAACCTGATTACGGATGTGCAAGGGATCAAGGTGGGCAATGCCCACGATGCGAACGTGAAGACCGGCGTTAGTATTGTGATGGGAGACGAGCCTTTTGTAACCTCCGCCGCCATTCATGGCGGGGCACCCGGCACCCGTGATGTGGCCCTTCTGGAGCCAGAACAAACGGTGGACGGCGTGGACGCCCTGTTCCTCTCCGGTGGCTCCGCCTTTGGCCTAGAAAGCGGTACCGGCATTCAAAATGCTCTTGCCAAAATGGGGCGCGGCTTTGATGTGGGCGGCATACGGATTCCTATTGTGCCTGGCGCAATCTTATTTGACCTTCTAAATGGCGGCAACAAGAACTGGGGAGACATCTCCCCCTATAACTCTCTTGGAAAACAGGCCGTTGCCAATGCAGCCACCGATTTTGCCCTTGGCAGTGCTGGCGCGGGTTTCGGGGCCACAACGGCGGACCTGAAAGGCGGCCTTGGCTCGGCCTCCACACGCCTTTCCAATGGCGCAACCGTTGGCGCTCTGGTTGCGGTGAATGCTTTGGGGCGCACCACAATCGGCTCCACCGCGCATTTTTGGGCTGCGCCCTTTGAAAAGGGCAATGAGTTCGGAGGCAAAGGCTACCCCAGCCCCATGCCGGAAGACGCCCACAAAGTGGTCACCAAACTGCCCGCAAGCGGCGATGAGCCGACCGCCGGCTCCAACACCACCATCGCCATTGTGGCAACTGATTTACCGCTGACCAAAGCCGAAGCCAAGCGTTTGGCCGTTGCCGCCCATGACGGGCTTTCGCGGGCGATCTGGCCATCCCACACCCCCCTTGACGGCGATATGGTCTTTGCAGTCAGTACCGGCAAAGTGGGCAACGCCCCGGCCTTGCCCGAGTTTCTGGAACTCTGCGCTGTAGCGGCCTCCACCCTGTCTCGGGCCGTCGCACGGGGGATTTATAATGCAAGCCCCATGGAGAGCGACTTGATGCCTACGTGGAAGAGCAAGTTTGGCTCAAAGTGA
- a CDS encoding DUF6867 family protein encodes MSILYGSSFLVFLFLVVILGGLAAYATGRAIANTWRPLFVLFWFIFLLTCAMRFLSFALFEEPLLSIQYLVVDYVVLITIALLGWRYTRTNQMTLQYSWLYRKTSPFSWSLKPGQSDAY; translated from the coding sequence ATGTCTATTCTTTATGGAAGTTCTTTTCTTGTCTTCCTGTTTCTTGTGGTGATTTTGGGTGGGCTGGCAGCCTATGCAACAGGGCGGGCTATTGCCAACACATGGCGGCCGCTGTTTGTGCTGTTCTGGTTCATCTTCCTGCTCACCTGCGCCATGCGCTTCCTCTCGTTTGCGCTGTTCGAAGAGCCTTTGCTGTCTATCCAGTATCTGGTCGTTGACTATGTTGTTTTGATCACCATCGCCCTTCTTGGGTGGCGCTACACCAGAACAAACCAGATGACGCTCCAGTATAGTTGGCTCTACCGAAAAACCTCTCCATTTTCATGGAGCTTAAAACCCGGGCAGAGTGATGCCTACTGA
- a CDS encoding ABC transporter permease subunit has protein sequence MDYFLQQLINGITLGSIYGLIAIGYTMVYGIIGMINFAHGDIFMVGAFIALILIVTLGITAATPVFLLVLALGLVLIIAMALTAVWGWTVERVAYRPLRGSFRLAPLITAIGASIALQNFVQISQGARNKPLQPLIQGGFTLTDGGADGTGFIVQLSYMQIIIMVTTLVLMVGFTLLINKTSLGRSQRACEQDRKMAGLLGVNVDRTISLTFVMGAALASVAGIMFLLYYGVIDFFIGFLAGVKAFTAAVLGGIGSLPGAMLGGLLIGLIETFWSGYFSVEYKDVAAFSLLAIVLIFMPEGLLGKPEVEKV, from the coding sequence ATGGATTACTTTCTCCAACAGCTAATTAATGGCATCACGTTGGGGTCGATATACGGCCTGATCGCTATTGGTTATACGATGGTCTACGGGATCATCGGCATGATTAACTTTGCTCATGGTGATATCTTTATGGTGGGTGCTTTCATTGCACTCATTTTGATTGTCACTTTGGGTATTACTGCTGCCACACCAGTATTTTTGCTTGTACTTGCTTTGGGACTTGTTCTTATAATTGCAATGGCCCTCACCGCCGTTTGGGGATGGACGGTTGAGCGGGTTGCCTACCGGCCGTTGCGTGGGTCTTTCCGCTTGGCGCCGTTGATTACGGCAATTGGGGCATCCATTGCTCTGCAAAACTTTGTTCAAATTTCTCAAGGTGCACGCAACAAGCCTTTGCAGCCACTCATTCAAGGGGGCTTTACCTTGACTGACGGGGGCGCAGACGGAACAGGCTTCATCGTGCAGCTGTCTTACATGCAGATCATCATCATGGTCACCACCCTTGTCTTGATGGTCGGCTTCACACTCCTTATCAACAAAACCTCCCTTGGCCGCTCCCAGCGCGCCTGCGAGCAGGACCGGAAAATGGCGGGCCTTCTGGGGGTGAATGTTGATCGCACAATCTCTCTCACCTTTGTGATGGGGGCAGCATTGGCATCGGTCGCCGGTATCATGTTCTTGCTCTATTACGGCGTGATTGATTTCTTCATCGGCTTCCTCGCAGGGGTTAAAGCGTTCACTGCCGCTGTGCTTGGCGGGATCGGTTCGCTCCCCGGCGCCATGCTGGGCGGGCTCCTCATTGGCCTCATCGAGACCTTCTGGTCCGGTTACTTCTCCGTTGAGTATAAAGATGTTGCAGCCTTTTCGCTTCTGGCGATCGTGCTCATCTTCATGCCAGAAGGCCTTCTTGGTAAGCCAGAGGTGGAAAAGGTATAA
- a CDS encoding branched-chain amino acid ABC transporter substrate-binding protein, with translation MKNYLLAGVAAISALSMSSAAMAEIVIATAGPMTGQYASFGAQMKAGAEQAVADINAAGGVNGEQLVLEVGDDACDPKQAVAVANKMVGNDVVFIAGHFCSGSSIPASQVYAEEGIVQITPASTNPKYTDERAGPGTYRVCGRDDQQGKVAGETLAKNYGDKNIAIIHDKTAYGKGLADATKGVMNAAGKNEAMYEAITAGEKDYTALVSKLKAEKIDVLYLGGYHTEGGLIKRQMVDQGMDTVLISGDALVTDEYWSITGPAGQGTLMTFSPDPRKNEVAKPVVEALEAAGKTAEGYSLYTYAAIQAWAQAANAAGTTDFDDVIVELDKGNFETVLGEVAFDDKGDVSLPGYVWYEWKDGGYDYH, from the coding sequence ATGAAAAATTATCTACTAGCGGGTGTAGCTGCAATTTCTGCTTTGTCCATGTCCAGTGCTGCTATGGCTGAGATCGTTATTGCAACAGCTGGCCCGATGACTGGTCAGTACGCCTCATTCGGTGCCCAGATGAAAGCTGGTGCTGAGCAAGCTGTTGCAGACATTAACGCTGCTGGCGGTGTGAATGGCGAACAGCTGGTTCTGGAAGTTGGCGACGATGCTTGCGATCCAAAACAGGCTGTTGCTGTTGCCAACAAAATGGTTGGTAACGACGTTGTCTTCATCGCAGGTCATTTCTGCTCCGGTTCTTCTATCCCGGCTTCTCAGGTTTATGCTGAAGAAGGCATCGTACAGATCACACCAGCATCCACCAACCCGAAATACACTGATGAGCGCGCAGGCCCGGGTACATACCGCGTATGTGGCCGTGATGATCAGCAGGGTAAAGTTGCCGGTGAAACTCTTGCCAAAAACTATGGCGACAAGAACATTGCCATCATTCACGACAAAACAGCTTACGGTAAGGGTCTTGCAGACGCTACCAAAGGTGTCATGAACGCTGCTGGCAAAAACGAAGCAATGTATGAAGCCATCACAGCTGGCGAAAAAGATTACACTGCTCTTGTTTCCAAGCTGAAGGCTGAAAAAATCGATGTTCTTTATCTGGGTGGTTACCACACAGAAGGCGGTCTGATTAAGCGTCAGATGGTTGATCAGGGCATGGACACTGTTCTTATTTCTGGTGACGCGCTGGTAACAGACGAGTACTGGTCCATTACAGGTCCAGCAGGTCAGGGCACACTCATGACCTTCTCACCAGACCCACGTAAGAACGAAGTTGCCAAGCCAGTTGTGGAAGCTCTGGAAGCTGCCGGTAAAACAGCGGAAGGTTATTCCCTGTACACCTATGCAGCCATTCAGGCATGGGCACAGGCTGCCAACGCTGCCGGTACGACTGATTTCGACGATGTAATCGTTGAGCTGGACAAAGGCAACTTTGAAACCGTTCTGGGTGAAGTTGCATTTGATGACAAAGGCGACGTGAGCCTGCCAGGTTACGTTTGGTACGAATGGAAAGACGGCGGCTACGACTACCACTAG
- a CDS encoding GNAT family N-acetyltransferase: protein MNHSDQAPHSRLKFTFLNNVAANSQALGLLEELGAALKHITGDDGSQNAELGSFSQKGAAFVLAMLEGEPVGCGGYRPLDQHRCEIKRMYAAQKGRGIGNALCQKLEDMARREGYSSICLSTRVINQAAINFYLKRNYKPIENYGAYAGMTRSVCFQKVL from the coding sequence ATGAATCATTCTGATCAGGCTCCCCACTCAAGGCTAAAATTTACTTTTCTAAACAACGTTGCAGCAAACTCACAGGCCCTTGGCTTGCTGGAAGAGCTTGGAGCGGCCCTAAAGCACATAACAGGAGATGATGGAAGCCAGAACGCGGAGCTTGGTTCCTTTTCTCAAAAAGGAGCTGCATTTGTGCTTGCCATGCTTGAGGGAGAGCCCGTTGGATGTGGAGGGTATCGGCCTCTGGATCAACACCGCTGCGAGATCAAAAGAATGTATGCAGCACAAAAAGGCAGAGGGATCGGAAACGCGCTCTGCCAGAAACTGGAAGACATGGCCCGCAGGGAGGGCTATTCCAGTATCTGTCTTTCAACACGTGTCATCAACCAAGCTGCAATCAATTTCTATTTGAAGCGAAATTACAAGCCCATTGAGAACTACGGGGCTTATGCAGGCATGACAAGAAGCGTTTGTTTTCAAAAAGTGCTTTAG